Genomic DNA from Danio rerio strain Tuebingen ecotype United States chromosome 5, GRCz12tu, whole genome shotgun sequence:
TACAGCTGAGTCCTCCACCACAGTACATTGATGAGCGCCTGTCCATTTATAACAAACTAAAGGAAGAGCATGATGCCCTTCTGGCTGAGAAAGCAGCAAAAGAAAGCAAGCCCATCAAGATCACACTGCCTGATGGAAAAGTCGTAGATGGAGAGTCCTGGAAGACCACACCTTACCAGGTTGCCTGTGGGATCAGGTTAGTGGCTAAATTGAACTGCATGAGATATCCCATTTTGtgtgaaatcttttttatttatttatttattttatttatttatttatttatttatttacacaataaataatGGCTTAAAAACAGGCTTGCCTTGTTAAAGTGTGTTGGCTATGCAAATACACACTGCAAAATCTTAGTatttttcactgtaaaaaaatcttcaGTCAGTGTGTTCGgtcattcagtgtgtgtgtgtatatatgtctaGTGCTTAGGATAATGGACACTTtttacatttccaggtttctcagaaGAGAAAGTCCTcctagttgggtaaacttagagtccAGGGAATGGGAATAGGTGCAGTgaatttttacaatcctatttactgaaataataaaagaaaagctccactatggtgttatcaagattttcagaaaaagcaaacaaatagtTTGAGACTGATAACAGCAGCCAAAAGAGAGAATAACTTCAAATTTATTGTCCTGCCCCATATACACTCCATTTCAAAGGGCTTGCACAAGccgttttttacatttatttttgtaatttgatacAAATatcatataatacatataaatgtacataatatatatttttaattaaaatatgaataactTTTATGGATTTTAGATGCTAATGACCATTAAATTGGTTATAACAGTATTGTGAAAAGGATCCAATGAGTACAAccccttttgaaaatgaatatgttATCAATTTCTCACTGAATATAGCTAATGatgtttggtgcatttaaacaaaaccagGTTGCCTAACATCTTTAAGAGTAGAAAGATGATTCATTAAAATTGATACTAGTAATTGTAAAAAATTACGAATGACAAAATGTATTTACTGACAtttactaataatgaacaatacttgtgcagcatttattaattatacttcagcatttatcatttttttatttcattattatttttgcattatcaaaagaaaaaaatatgctttttacattagtttatgcactgtgagttaacaagaactaaccatgaacaactttattttcattatctgTGGTCAACAAAGATAAGCatactttaataaatgtattgttataaAATGCATTAACTAGCGTTACGTAAAAGAACcatattgtgaagtgttaccaaCATAGATTAAAACTGTACTTTTTGTAAACGACAAAGCCTCTTAGTACAAAGAAAATATTGCTCTGTCTGTTTGAATGTATTGGCGTAGCATTATTGACTCAGTAGCCTGAATTTGTATTGGGATTGCCTGTTTGGCTCTGTGACAGATCACACTCTTCATAATGTGCAGTGGTATATTAGAAACCTAGACTAGTAAGCAAggaaaagtttattttatatattagtgtgatacaggtgagtgggctttatAAGCAACCTGCAGTAACACTCTGCTGCTAATTCACTAGACAATTTTTCTTTTAATCACTCATTGCTACAAATACTAAACATAATGCTTCGCTTATTTGACAATGCACTGCAAATTACGTTGAACTAAATCGCTGGCACGAAtctcatgtacagttgaagtcagaattattattccccctgttcattttttcccaCAACTTcttttttaacagagagaatattttttttaaacacaattataaacataatagttttaataattaatttctaataactgatttatttattttttgccatgatgacagtaaataatattttactagatatttttcaagacacttctatacagcttacagtgacatttaaaggcttaactaggttaattaagttaactaggctggttagggtaattaggcaagatattgtaaaatgatggtttgttctgtagactattgaaaatatatatatctttaagggactaataattttggccctaaaatggcttttaaaaaaataaaaacggtttttattctagccaaaataaaacaaataagactttctccagaaggaaaaatatgatcagacatactgtgaaagtttcttcctctgttaaacataatttgggaaatatttaaaaaagtaaaaaaaaatcaaaggtgggctaataattctgaatacaACTGTATATTATGTATGTAAATCTCATGTTTAGCTATTTACTCAGTATATTTACAGTTACATATTTTTTCACATGTgtatgtttataattattattatttattttttttaagttttaggcTTGTTCTGTCATTGTCTGTTTATATCTACTGTATGTTTAGATTAGTATGTTTCTTTGAGACTCTCAATTCCTCTAAAAATCTAATAGGAATGACAGTAAAAGTGTATTTGACTCGACTTACTTGCTTTTATTGAACAGTCAAGGCCTTGCTGATAATACTGTGATCTCCAAAGTGAACAACGGGGTATGGGATCTGGACAGGCCCCTAGAGGAAGACTGCAGTCTAGTGTTTCTCAAATTTGACGATGAAGAGGCACAAGCGGTACgtttattcatttacaaacaaataagTAGCACTTATATTGGCATGTACAGTAgaggacattctaccagaaatgtactTTATCCACCCTTGAAATAAGAACCCAAATACAATGaattaaaaagtatttcattCCAGAAATTTCtgaaatggactgatggttgacttctgtgagttgttctgtaaaggaatatgttgttcatttggttctcagatttttgttttttttattaaaaacaatttacaaatgtacaaaccctgccATTGTCCTCAGCCAACAACCTACAGCTTttatagttttgttatgctaaaaactgttattaagagaaaaaaaaaattgtgagaaATAGCAACGTTTAAGTTGTTTTCATTCGcttcaattgattaaaaacatgaattgataaataaattctacaaataaataatacaaataaatttacaattgaagatttcagatgcaaaaacttttaggtgccatctggaattttcttctacaatgagcatttttctcagcctcttatGTTTCTTATTGGTTATTTCTTATTAAAAGtgatgaaaataacctatttttTGCCATAAATGTGGAATTACTGAATCAAGACATAGGAGcctaataaaaatgctaatattaaaagaaaatttctgatggcacttaaaggtttttgcatctgaactctttaattGTCCCATTGTTTCAGTCAGTCCTGTcatatttgcattaaatttaacataaaataaatgcaatacacctttaaggctatgactcAAAGGACTTGACATTAATTTGAAGCTGACAGGGATCAAGGTTGCGCTCTTTCATTCAATTATATGattttgtgcttgtttttgtatgatttttgaaaAAGACAAGCTTAAAGGTCAGACCCTGTTACATAATTTATAAGtaacaatatacatttctggtagaatgtcctatAGATTCAGATAATACTTGCATTATATTTATGTacataatgttttctttttaggTTTACTGGCACTCAAGTGCTCACATAATGGGAGAGGCCATGGAGAGAGTCTATGGTGGCTGCCTATGTTACGGACCACCCATCGAAAATGGCTTTTACTATGATATGTATCTTGATAATGAGTAAGTCAAAcacattttcagttcattttttaatgtttatttattttttgagaatgATTTAGATTGGAAGTTAGTTGAAGCGTAGTATTAAGCAGTAGATTACAGGTGTCGAATTATAATATCCTTCTCATTACTTCGGTTATCAATGCTAATGCAGGTCACTGCTGTTTCCATTTACCAATCGCTGATTAGAAATGTCAGTCTGAGCTTGAAAGTCATATTAATTAATCTGCAGCCTAGTAGGTCTtcaagaaataaataattttgttctttttattaatgtatttttcattCCTTTCAACAATTACTTGACCTTTAATCTGACCGGCATCAGCGCAAAAGCTTTAAATAAACACGAAGGAAACTAATAAATGCAGTAATTTACTTGTTGAAAGGCAATTTATGCAAATGTTATTCATTTTGGTAATTTCACTGATGGGTTGGTAGTGCAGCTCTGTCAGGTCCACAACAGGTAGCTTTCTGAACATATTTTGCATTTCTCATACAATATGACTGCGGCTTGAAAAAGTTTCTTTTAGTTGGTGACATCTGTGAGGTGTTTGGTGTTCctttgcacttttttttacttaagaagagcttatgttttttttaatgaaaccttTGCACTTTACTTTCTTTATCCGCTCCGTTCCTCACCTGCTGGTTTGCAGAGGTGTATCGAGTAATGATTTCCCCTGTTTGGAGAACCTGTGTAAGAAGATCATCAAAGAGAAGCAGCCCTTTGAGAGGCTAGAGGTAAAGAAGGAGACTCTGCTGGAGATGTTCAAGGTAGGTGCTTCTCTTCTCTGAGAAAGGAATATAAGCTCATGCTATGAATAAACCCTTAACACCCGAGTGCCTTGAAATTCAGACCAGTGAAATCTGCGTCTCTCTTTCCTCTAGTACAACAAGTTCAAGTGCAGGATCCTGAATGAAAAGGTTACCACCCCAACCACTACAGTGTACAGGTATGGTTTTTAATCGCTTAAAAGTATGCCTTTTGttatgtgtatgtttttttttattattgttatttagttTTACTGTTTTTACGTTTCTGTTCTGAAGATCTAAATGTCAGGTTTTTTTAAGACTTACATTGTCAAGGGAAAAATAGTCTTGTAATTTTTACATGCTTAATAAGTAAAGCTTCTTGACCAGCATGTTAACATATTTTTGATGGATATGCTGAGCACTTAAGACTGACataaataatgcttaaaattCAATAGTTCATTTTCTTACTTTAAATATCacaagaataaattacatttcaaaatacaatgtaaatatacactcactggtcactgtattaggtacaccttactagtactagttttaacccccttttgctttcagtaCTGCCTTAAATCTTCATGGCAaccaggtactggaaatatttctgagATTTTGGTTCAAACTGACATAATAGCTTCACGCTGTTGCTGCATATTTCAGAATCCAGTTTGCGTTTTAAGACAAGCaacttttttccaatcttctattgtccaattttggtaagcctgtgcgaATTGAAGCCTCTGTAGATCcgcagtttctaaaaaaaaaaaaaaaaaaaaaatatatatatatatatatatatatatatatatatatatatatatatatatatatatatatatatatatatatatatatatatatgtatatatatatatatatatatatatatatatatatatatatatagagagagagagagagagagagagtgaacattttaaataataatgaaacttGTAATAtgactgaattttatttattaaatgcattgttAAAATATATTCTGCTGTAGGTGTGGACCCTTGATTGATCTGTGCAGAGGGCCTCATGTAAGAAATACTGGAAAAATCAAGGCCATGAAGATCCACAAGGTATGCAATtgcatttttattgattttcctCAATATCCATGCAACATTtagcaacactttacaatagggttaTATTAGAagaatgttagttaatgtatttaccaacATAATGAAATGTGTACATGATGAATTGtgaattaattattgtttttcgttaaattattattcattcattttagtatttattcatttttgcttATGTTAACCAATGGAAATAAGTTATTTATTGTTAGTTGACATCAACTTACAGTTCATCACCTAATATCATCAAGCATGAATTGGAATTTTAAGTATTCGTTAGTAAATGGTAAACTTTGAAGAATAAATGCAGTATAAGTACTGTTTATTCTTAGTTCatgtgttagtaaatacaataagTAACAAACTAATGAAGCCTTGTTGAAAAGTGTGACCCAACATTTTAAAGTGCAACTTATTCACAATACTTATTCACCCaccaccaccccccccccccccccccccccccacatgtACATCAGACATGTGATGCTAACAGCATAAAGTATAATCCCAAGTGATGTATATGATGTTCATCCTAGAATTCCTCTACATACTGGGAGGGCAAAGCTGACATGGAGAGCCTTCAGAGGATCTATGGCATCTCTTTCCCTGATCCCAAGATGCTGAAGGAATGGGAGAAGTTCCAGGAAGAAGCCAAGAACAGGGATCATCGCAAACTAGGACGGGTAAATAGTAAATATAGAAATGAGAAAATTGACATGCTTACTTCTGTACATAATCAGTATTCCGTTTATCTGAAATATGTCAATGAGATTTGTTTCATAAATTGACGTAGGTGCATGTAGAAGCACATGactaaaatataagaaaaatatattCACGCATTGCCCCCCCAAAATATGCAGAATGCTTTGTAAGCTATAATCCTCTCCTATAGATtatgtaaatgtttctttatCTAAATACTTGGGTGACAGGAATTAAATATACTAATGGAACACACTACTGACTCAtacatactttaaaaaaacaaaaaaaaaactcattcaaaCGTGTGGTGTTGGAAGAGTTTTTAAATAATGTGAAACTATTAATGTGGaagatatttttataaaatttaaaaaagtttacATGTTAATATTCATTGGGAATTTTGAAAAAATtatacagtgctctgcatatataagtacacccctcacaattttatctttaaattaatacaaactctgttctggagggccagtgtcctgcagactttagctaaactgtgcaggacactggccctccaggactgagtttgcccacccctggactagtcagtactgaagccaaatctggaacttatctaacaaaataacttacaaaaacggtccaaaaactagtacagccaatttcatatgttattaaatataaatacaaattaaaaaaaaagaggaaaaatcaagagaagcaaatataggaaaaatttagttgaaattttgtatgttgtaatttttatttttttaattttttgctaaattaagcctgaatttagttgtattatctttcaatttctaaatatgtttggtgaattaataattattttaataatgttaattctgttttgtttaaatgcaccaaaatacattgcctatattcactgagaaatggataaaaatattcattttctaaatggggtgtacccaattatgctgagcactgtatacatcAGCGATTCGTTTCTTTAATATCAGGATTTATAAATTGTTAGAAAGTTCAATACAGGGTTTGTGAGGTGCTGGAAATccttgaaaatgaatgaattttagtcTAGTGTTTTAAAAGTGCTTATATTTTATACAAAGTgcttaaaactgtttaaatataattgttttgcttttataataatttatcttactaatagataataatataaataaagatacattttgtatgtaattaatttttttttgcatgcaattAAAACTCAAATCAGCACATGTGCCTGTAGGGTGATCTGTTCTatgtttagttaatttttttctgcacatttttGATTAAGCAGTGGGAGAAAACAAAATGGATGGTCTTTACAACTTAATGTGTGAACCATGCATGGAAATAAAAGTTAATATAGGATTAAAGATGACACATTTAAGATGCAAATAAACAACACTAAATGCGAGTCAATTATAGTTGATTTTAGAATAATTAGTCCCCCattgaatttttgtttcttttttaaatatttcccaaatgatgtttaacagagcaaggatattgtCACGGTATacctgataatgtttttttcttctggagaaagtcttatttgttttatttcgactagagtaaaagcagtttttaatttttttaaaactactatacggttgaaattattagcccttttaagttatatttttctaatagtctacagaacaaaccatcgttgtacaaaaacttgcctaatcaACCTATAcagtctagttaacctaattaacctagttaagcttttaaatgtcactttaagctgtatagaagtgtgttaaaatatctagtaaaatattatttactgtcatcatggcaaagataaagtaaatcagttattagaaatgattaatgaaaactattatgttgaaaaaatctgctctgttaaacagaaattgggaaaaaaaaaaacggggctaataattcaggggggataattctgattgcaactgtacattttatttaaagggccTTTAAAGAAACCTAAGGTCACTGTATAACCTGTATAAATACacaattcaataattaaaaatcgtACAACATATACACAATTCAGTAATTCAAAAATAAACTGAcagcataaaaatataaaaagatgaTAAAATCCAAGGACATAATACAGAATGTAGAATGCAGTTATAAAGAGTAAGTTATTTTGAACCCATGAGTTTAAGGTCTGGATTTAAACAGAAGGAGAGAGTCAATGTTGCACATGTCAGGGAGGAAGACGATTCCAGAGTTTGGGAGCAGAGCGACTGAAAGCTCTTCTCCCCATATACTATACAgtactataaaaatattttaacaaaaaacatctgatataaatgtgattaattattatatatatatatatatatatatatatatatatatatatatatatatatatatatatatatatatatatatatatatatatatagtttgccACACCTGTAAAGTGctggaatttttttttgaaaatgcaccTAGAAAGTGCttaaaagatgtttttttctctctcgaaagatgtggaaaaaatatttaaaagcctttattcacatggctaatcttaaaaaaatgaataaattaaactaCACGCTTCGGCAGAGAGCTGCCTTCATCATACAATTCTGTATATCATTAGTAATTTTGCTTCATCTTTTGATTATTTGAATGTCCACTTTCTTAATAAAAGTAATGACTTTttgaaacaataatataatataatataatataatataatataatataatataatataacctaatataatttAGAGATTTTAAAACACTCAGACTGTAAAATACTAAATTGATGCTATGATCACCTTTACTGTATGCAAATAATTGTAATTAGAATTCAGCTGTGgacaaatgaatacaaaaatgCTTTTTCCACCGAACATTTGGGGGACAAAACTGCTCACAATGGTGGACATGTGGACGCCTCAGTGTGCTAATGACTCGGGCTCATTTGATGCTCCTTGTGGGGAGTCTCGGTACGGTGACTGAAGACAGGTCTGATAGGTGGGCTGAGGGGGAGAGAACGGGGACTGAGCCCATAAAAAGGCAGATGTCTGTCTCCTTAATGTGCCATCTGTTCATGGGCCCACTGATGGCTGCACAGGGAACACTTTGTCACAACAAAAGCAAGAGCGTAATCAGCCATttgtcctgttgttgttgttttgttttttttcctcttgctcatttgaactttttttttcttcccctttgTATCTATCTGTATTCTCAGATACATTTCAGATCTGCATAATTCTTTCTCTAACCTTTTAATGTCTACCCTTGctctctttctttccttttgTCTTTCCAGGAGCAAGATTTGTTTTTCTTCCACGACCTGAGCCCGGGTAGCTGTTTCTTTCTCCCTAAAGGAGCATACATCTATAATACGCTGATCGAGTTTATTAGGGTGAGTTTCCctctacattttaaattcataGATCATTCTGTTACTACTACTATGCCAAAATCAtccattaaaaaaatttacaatagCAAGACAACAAGAGTGCGAAGTGGAGCCGGGTTTTGCGAAGGTCTATTAGGATATGCTAAATTGCATTTTATGGAAGTCATGGTTCAGTAGACCATGTAATGGATAGGTTGGTCCACTTCAAGGACCCCATTAATTATCGTGGGCTAACCGCTTGAATATTTATGCATTTTCACTGACTGTTTTCTTGTTCTTTGGTACTTTTTTGTCATGTAGAGTGAATACAGGAAAAGAGGATTCCAGGAAGTGGTCACACCAAACATCTACAACAGTAAACTGTGGCAAACCTCAGGACACTGGCAGCACTACAGCGAAAACATGTTCTCCTTTGAGGTGGAGAAGGAGATCTTTGCCCTCAAGCCTATGAACTGCCCTGGACATTGGTATGTAATCTTTCTAATTGTTCGTTTGTGACATATGgcgtttaaataaataatattagtattttCAGATCCAAGCCTGACTTGAGAAACTAAGGCTGCGTTCAAAAGCTTAGGGTGCTGACTTGTTGACCAATCagacaatgggctctattttgacggtccatgtgcaaaacgaaaagcgcagggcgcaaacgcattcagagCGTGTCATAATTCATATtttctaatttaaggacgggaaaatctgctttgcgccgtggcgcatggtctaaaagggttgagtttattttcttaatgagttataggtgtgttttgagaataaaccaatcagagtctcatctcccattacctttaagagccagctgcgtcgcgccataagcgcatttgatatttacatgacgtaaagtaa
This window encodes:
- the tars1 gene encoding threonine--tRNA ligase 1, cytoplasmic isoform 1 (isoform 1 is encoded by transcript variant 1; The RefSeq protein has 2 substitutions compared to this genomic sequence), which codes for MADESVTDQLKELKMEEKKNTKDGGKKKNKNAAGDSGGKTELSPPPQYIDERLSIYNKLKEEHDALLAEKAAKESKPIKITLPDGKVVDGESWKTTPYQVACGISQGLADNTVISKVNNGVWDLDRPLEEDCSLVFLKFDDEEAQAVYWHSSAHIMGEAMERVYGGCLCYGPPIENGFYYDMYLDNEGVSSNDFPCLENLCKKIIKEKQPFERLEVKKETLLEMFKYNKFKCRILNEKVTTPTTTVYRCGPLIDLCRGPHVRHTGKIKAMKIHKNSSTYWEGKADMESLQRIYGISFPDPKMLKEWEKFQEEAKNRDHRKLGREQDLFFFHDLSPGSCFFLPKGAYIYNTLIEFIRSEYRKRGFQEVVTPNIYNSKLWQTSGHWQHYSENMFSFEVEKEIFALKPMNCPGHCLMFDHRPRSWRELPLRLADFGVLHRNELSGALTGLTRVRRFQQDDAHIFCSMDQIESEIKGCLDFLRTVYDVFGFTFKLNLSTRPEKFLGEPEVWDQAEKQLENSLNDFGEKWVLNPGDGAFYGPKIDIQIKDAIGRYHQCATIQLDFQLPIRFNLTFVSHDGDDKKRPVIIHRAILGSVERMIAILTENYGGKWPLWLSPRQVMVVPIGPTCDEYAQRVQKEFHKVGLMTDVDLDPGCTLNKKIRNAQLAQYNFILVVGEKEKSSDTVNVRTRDNKVHGERSLTDCMERLKQLKASRTRNAEEEF